CATCCTCGCGCCGCCCTCGATGTAGCGGATGCTCTCGACGCGACCGATGGGCACGCCGGCGATCTGCACGCTCCCGAGAGCTACGACGCCCTGCGCGTGGGGAAACGTGGCGCTGACGGTGTAGCGGCTGCCGAACTTGAACGTGCCGAACTTGATGCCGATGAAGATGATCACCACGATGGAGGCCAGGACGAACAGACCCACCTTGAGTTCCGCGGAGAACTTTTTCACAGGTAAACCCTCACCCCCACCCTAACCCTCCCCCGTCGCCCCCTCCGCGTTGCTCCGGGGACGGCGAGATGAAAGGCCATTCGGAGATAGCGCCGAGGGGGAGGGGGTAGGCGCAGGCTTTATGCCTGCGTCTGAAGACGCACCCATAAAGGGTGCGGCTACCATCCTTTCCCCCCTTGTCCGCCGCGGCGGACTTGCGGGGGTAGGGGAGTATGGGGGGTGCCGAACGGATACATTCACAGCACCTTGATCGGGCCGTCGGAGCGGCCTTCGAAGAATTGGGAAAGGATGTCGTTCGCCCTCTCCGCTTCGCTAGGAGGGCGACGAGTGGATCCCTCATCCTGAAACCGCGTCGACGCCTTGCGAATCTCGTCCTTCGGCCCGTAGGCCACCAGTTTCGACTGGTAGAGCATTCCGATCGTGTGGGCGATCTTGAACGTGCTCTTGATGTCGTGGCTGATCACGATGTAGGTGATGCCGAGCCGCGCCTGAGTGTCCAGGATCAGGCGGTCGATGGCGTCGCTGGTCACGGGATCGAGGCCGGAGGTCGGCTCGTCGAACACCACCACCTCCGGATCCATCACGATCGCGCGGGCGAGGGCCACGCGCTTGCGCATGCCGCCGGAGAGTTCCGATGGATTGTAGTGCTCCGTTCCGGGCATTCCGACCAGGCGAAGTTTCTCAGCAACAATGTCACGGATTTCAGTGTCCTTGAGCTGGGTGTGTTTTACGAGGGGGAAGGCGACGTTCTCGCCGACGCTCATCGAACCGAACAGCGCCCCGCCTTGAAACAACATGCCGAATTTCTTGCGCAGGCGGTTGAGGGCGCGATCGTCGAGGGAGTTGACCTCGACGTCACCCACGAACACGCTTCCGCGGTCCGGCTTCATCAGTCCCACAATGTGCTTCACCAATACGCTTTTCCCCACGCCGCTCTGACCGATCACGACGGTGGTTTTTCCTCCCGGGATGTCGAGCGTAACGTCGCTGAGCACGGTTTTGCCCTTGAGTATCTTGGTCACGTTTCGAATGCGGATGGCGTGGGGATCGTGGCGGAGTGACAGTCGGTCAATCTTCTCCAGCAGGTCGCGGTGATTCGAATTCCGGAACAATCGCACCGCGGAATGCTACACGATCACCCCTCGACGGGCAATGAAAAGCGCCCTTCGAGGAGGGTCCTGAGAGGATACGGAGGGGAAGGGGGGAGGCCGTGGGCGGACACGTGTATCCCGCCGCGCTTCCAGGCGCGTTTCCGTCCCGGCTTGCCGCGGTGGGTCCGGCGGAGGAAATCGCGAAGCTGCCGCGCCTCGGCGATGTTCTGGAGTCCCGCCGGGTCCGCCTTCCACTGGGGAGCGGATTCTCCATCTCGAAGAAACTGCCGGGCGTTGCCGAGGGCCAGCTTCAGGAAGGCGTCGATTTCGGCATGGGAGAGATAAACGTTCTGCTTCAGCCGGCGATTGCGGAACTGGTCCAGAAACATCACGCCCGAGAAAAGGAGGCGATTGGTCTGGAAGTTGAGGAGGGTGGGCGTGAGTTGCGCCTGGAGAAGATCGTTGTTGCGCCGGGCGGCTTCGCGGAAGATCTGACGAAACGACACGTGAAGCTCCTGGAGAACGTGGCGTTCCACGCAGAATTCCCAATAGGTGTGTTTGAACGCGCGCTTGTAGAAGAAATTGATGAGCTGGAAGGGAACGAAAATGTTGTGCGATACAATGTCGGCCGCGAGGTGCGTAAAGTAACCGTAGGTGAACGCGCGGTGGTGATCGTTTTGGGAACGGTCCAGAAGCTCCCGGGCTACGCTCCAGTTGTGGCAGTGATACCGGTATTCAGCGAGGTTCTTTCCAAAAAGAATATCCGCCCCGATGCACCCATACAGGTAGTCGGACCGGTACGCGGAGATGAGGGAGGCCGTCTCCGAGGCGATCTGGGGGAGCGAAGACAGGACGTGCTGGCCGATCCAGAGATGGGTGGAGGGGCCCCAGGCCAGGCACTCGGGAGGGAAAAGTAGGCTGATTCCCAGAATACAGAGAACAACAATCATGGAGTATTACTACCGCAGTTGGTCGGTTCCGGGTAGTCGCAGCCCCTTGCCCAAGACGGCATGGGGCCATGATAGGTTGTGGCCCAGGATGGGCCACATGGAACATGGCCTTCAGGCTGCGCACCGAACGCGGGCTGAAGCCCGCGGCTACAAGGACAGAACAGGATGTTGCGGCGCTCAGCCTTACGACGCCGGGAGATTGACGAGCCGCCGCGCCATCACGATGCGCTGGACCTGGCCGGTCCCTTCAAAGATGTCGAACACCTTCATGTCGCGGAACAGCTTCTCGACGAAATAATCGTTCCGAACGCCCGCGTCGCCCAGTACTTCCATCGCCTCGCGGGTGACCTCCAGCGCGGCCGGGGGGCAGTAGGCCTTCGCCATGGACGCTTCGAGCGTGTTCGGCTTGCCGTGGTCCATGAGCCACACGGCCTTCCAGCAAAGAAGACGCCCGGTATCGAGCTTGCGGCGCATGTGGTTGAGCTTCTCCTTCAGCTTTTGGTAGCGGGGAATGGGGCGGTTGACCATGTAGTTCTCTTTCACGAAATCGCGGACGTACTCGTACGCTGCGCGCCCGATGCCGATGGCCATGGCGGCGACAGCGGGACGCGTCATGTCGAACGTGCCCATCGCGCCCTTGAAGCCTTCTTTCGCCTGGTAGTGCTCTTCGCCGCCGAGCAGATTCTCTTCCGGAACCTTGCACTCTTCATAGATGAGGGAAGCCGTTTCAGATCCGCGCAGCCCCATCTTCTGTTCGATGCGGCCCACGCGATATCCCGGCGTGCCCTTTTCGACGACGAACGTGCGATGGCCCTTTCGTCCGAGGCTCTTGTCGATCGTGGCGAACGTTACCGCCCAATCGGCCCTCGCGGCGTTGGTGATAAACATCTTCTCGCCGTTCAGGATGTAGAACTTGCCTTCCTTGCGGCAGGTCATCTTGATGCTGGAGACGTCCGACCCTGCGCTCGGTTCGGTGAGCGCAAAGCAGCCCCAGCGGGGCATGGTCTTGTCCTCGAAAATTCCGAAAAATCTCTTCTTCTGGTCCTCCGTGCCCATGATCTGAATCGGGGGGCTTCCCAAGCCGGGTCCGGGCAGCGACATCGCCACGCCTTGGTCCCAGTAAGCGATTTCCTCCGCCGCCATGATGCCGATGCGGCCCATCTTTTTCGGGCCGCCGCCGTTCTTCTTCTTGCCGCCCTGCTCTTCGAGCGCCCGCATGCCGAACGACACGCCGAAGCTCATGAACTCCTTGAAGAAAGGATGATCGACCGGCAGGGCTTCGTGTTTCCTGTCGCATTCGATCCCGAGGGGACGGAATTTCTCCTTCCCCATCCACTTCAGCATGTTGAGAATGTTCTCGGCGCCGGGGTCCAGGCTTAGGTCGATCATCTCAAACCTCTCTTACTCGGCGAGCACGAGTTCGCAGGCGTCGAGATCCGCCTGGTCGACTCCGCCCCAGATCGTGGTGAGCACCTGCGCCTCACGCATCCATTTTTCGACGGGATGGTCCTTGATGTAGCCGTGCCCGCCCAGAATCTGAAGACCCCAATCGGTGACGAAGCGCGATTGCTGCGCCGCTTCCTGATAGGCGGCGGCGGCGTGCCAGCCGACCTGGCTGCCGAGGTTGAGCTGGTGGATGGCGCGCCATACGGCAAGCCTCGCGGCATCCACGGCCATCGCCATTTCGGCGATGTAGAACGCAATGGCTTGATGGTGCGCGATCGGTTTCCCGAAGGCCGAGCGTTCCTGCGCGTATTTCATGGCGTACTCGAAGGAGGCTCGCGCCACGCCGACGAGAAGCGAGGCCGTGTAGATCCGGATCCGTGCCACGATTTTCTCATAGGCCGCCGCATCCTTCACCGCATGAAGCACTTTGGCTTTGGAAAACTGAACTTCCGACGGTCCGGAGGCCTGGAGGGCGCACCCAACGAGCGGCTTGAACTTGAGGCCCTGGCCCTCGATGATGAGCGCCTGCTTGTCTTTCAGCACCACTGCCACGTCCGCGCCGGAACCGGTGACAAATGAAGCCGTGCCCTCGACCGAACCGTTGACTTGAAGTCGGGCGTCCGTGTCGACCACGAGCACGCCCTTGGGCGCTTCGCCCGAACCGGAGAGCTTGCCGAGAAGCGACTTCTGGAGATCTTTCGGCGCGCCTTCGGTGATCGCGTAGTAAGCGGGCCAACAGCCTTCGATGGCGAGCGCGGCGCCCGCGTCCCCCCAGCCGAGTTCCTCCATCACGAGGCTCTTGGCGAATGGGGTGAGCCCCGCGCCGCCGAGATCGGTCGGCAATTCCAGGAGGCCGAATCCGAGCTTCTTGTATTCCTCGGCGATATCGGATTGCACGCGGCCGGAGTCTTCGTGCTTCTCCCCTGCGGGGCGGAGTTTGTCGGACGCGAAACTCCTGGCGCTCTCGCGGATCATTTCTTCTTCTTCGGTGAGGGTAAAGTCGATCATGCCGGAAATCCTGACAGAGCATGACGCGCCTTGTCAAGGGGTTTTGACATGGTGCGTCAAATTAGGAAATTCCTTGACCGCCGCGGGCACAGAAAGCTACAATAGGACGTGGATATAGTGAACAAACCCAAGACCGTCGGCGAACTCCGGGCCTCCGGCACCCGCCTCCTTACCGTCAAGCAGGAACTTCGCAAGAACCTCCTCCATCGATTGAAGAACAAGGAGGAGTTGTTCCCCAAGATCGTCGGATACGAGGAGACCGTTACCCCCGCCATCGAGAATGCAATTCTGGCCGGGCACGACGTGATTTTCCTGGGCGAGCGCGGACAGGCGAAGAGCCGGATCATCCGGCATGTCGTCGAATTGCTGGACGAAGCGATCCCGGCCATTGAAGGCTGCGAAATCCACGACCATCCGTTCGCCCCGATCTGCTACGGGTGCCGTGAGCGGGCAGCGAAGGAAGGTGACGCGCTTCCCATCCGCTGGGTCGGACGCGAGGAACGGTTCGGCGAAAAGCTTTCAACGCCGGACGTAACGGTGGCCGATCTCATCGGCGA
The window above is part of the Nitrospirota bacterium genome. Proteins encoded here:
- a CDS encoding ABC transporter ATP-binding protein, giving the protein MSLRHDPHAIRIRNVTKILKGKTVLSDVTLDIPGGKTTVVIGQSGVGKSVLVKHIVGLMKPDRGSVFVGDVEVNSLDDRALNRLRKKFGMLFQGGALFGSMSVGENVAFPLVKHTQLKDTEIRDIVAEKLRLVGMPGTEHYNPSELSGGMRKRVALARAIVMDPEVVVFDEPTSGLDPVTSDAIDRLILDTQARLGITYIVISHDIKSTFKIAHTIGMLYQSKLVAYGPKDEIRKASTRFQDEGSTRRPPSEAERANDILSQFFEGRSDGPIKVL
- a CDS encoding zinc dependent phospholipase C family protein; the encoded protein is MIVVLCILGISLLFPPECLAWGPSTHLWIGQHVLSSLPQIASETASLISAYRSDYLYGCIGADILFGKNLAEYRYHCHNWSVARELLDRSQNDHHRAFTYGYFTHLAADIVSHNIFVPFQLINFFYKRAFKHTYWEFCVERHVLQELHVSFRQIFREAARRNNDLLQAQLTPTLLNFQTNRLLFSGVMFLDQFRNRRLKQNVYLSHAEIDAFLKLALGNARQFLRDGESAPQWKADPAGLQNIAEARQLRDFLRRTHRGKPGRKRAWKRGGIHVSAHGLPPSPPYPLRTLLEGRFSLPVEG
- a CDS encoding acyl-CoA dehydrogenase family protein, coding for MIDLSLDPGAENILNMLKWMGKEKFRPLGIECDRKHEALPVDHPFFKEFMSFGVSFGMRALEEQGGKKKNGGGPKKMGRIGIMAAEEIAYWDQGVAMSLPGPGLGSPPIQIMGTEDQKKRFFGIFEDKTMPRWGCFALTEPSAGSDVSSIKMTCRKEGKFYILNGEKMFITNAARADWAVTFATIDKSLGRKGHRTFVVEKGTPGYRVGRIEQKMGLRGSETASLIYEECKVPEENLLGGEEHYQAKEGFKGAMGTFDMTRPAVAAMAIGIGRAAYEYVRDFVKENYMVNRPIPRYQKLKEKLNHMRRKLDTGRLLCWKAVWLMDHGKPNTLEASMAKAYCPPAALEVTREAMEVLGDAGVRNDYFVEKLFRDMKVFDIFEGTGQVQRIVMARRLVNLPAS
- a CDS encoding acyl-CoA/acyl-ACP dehydrogenase, which gives rise to MIDFTLTEEEEMIRESARSFASDKLRPAGEKHEDSGRVQSDIAEEYKKLGFGLLELPTDLGGAGLTPFAKSLVMEELGWGDAGAALAIEGCWPAYYAITEGAPKDLQKSLLGKLSGSGEAPKGVLVVDTDARLQVNGSVEGTASFVTGSGADVAVVLKDKQALIIEGQGLKFKPLVGCALQASGPSEVQFSKAKVLHAVKDAAAYEKIVARIRIYTASLLVGVARASFEYAMKYAQERSAFGKPIAHHQAIAFYIAEMAMAVDAARLAVWRAIHQLNLGSQVGWHAAAAYQEAAQQSRFVTDWGLQILGGHGYIKDHPVEKWMREAQVLTTIWGGVDQADLDACELVLAE